From Rubripirellula reticaptiva, the proteins below share one genomic window:
- a CDS encoding sulfatase-like hydrolase/transferase, with protein sequence MNQPLCVLMVAIATVAVPIVSLAQAESQPNVVVMLADDLGWGAVSYHSDWTETPNVDRLAGEGIELDRFYVAPMCTPTRAGLMTGRYPIRFGLARAVIPPQRNFGLSVQERTIADALGEAGYKHRGIFGKWHLGHHDVKWHPLSRGFTHFEGHYNGAIDYFKLERDGERDWHINHTPSAKQGYATDLIAEAASDFIRESAVDAAPYFCYVPFNAPHSPFQAKPEDIARYAKNSKTDDEATLKAMIWSMDQGVGQVLRAIEDSGEADNTQVWFLSDNGGVGQFKANNRPLHGSKLTTFEGGVRVVACVRWPAKWQGGRKLDNTIGYIDVLPTVLASAGVDSNFGRDANSKLDGSNLCGLLEGTVTDFPERDWYSYHGQSGAERETIAIKTAQWKLVVIGPDVAQSEITDKHEIHLYRMPDDLLERENLADQHPDVVKDLFAKLQAYRSLQPENAVPTFGIGKKGFKPWKDWDIRSRTSSDK encoded by the coding sequence ATGAACCAGCCCTTATGCGTTTTGATGGTTGCTATTGCAACGGTCGCAGTTCCGATAGTTTCGCTTGCCCAAGCCGAATCGCAACCAAACGTCGTTGTGATGTTGGCGGATGATCTTGGCTGGGGCGCGGTCAGCTACCATTCGGATTGGACCGAAACACCGAACGTGGATCGGTTGGCGGGTGAAGGGATTGAGCTGGATCGGTTTTATGTGGCACCGATGTGTACGCCGACTCGAGCTGGCTTGATGACCGGCCGCTATCCGATTCGATTTGGCTTGGCGCGAGCGGTGATTCCACCGCAGCGCAACTTTGGCTTGTCGGTCCAGGAGCGGACGATCGCCGACGCTCTTGGCGAAGCCGGTTACAAGCACCGCGGCATCTTCGGCAAGTGGCATTTGGGGCACCACGATGTGAAGTGGCACCCGTTGTCGCGGGGGTTCACGCACTTTGAAGGCCACTACAACGGTGCGATCGATTACTTCAAGTTGGAACGCGACGGTGAACGCGACTGGCACATCAACCACACGCCTTCGGCGAAACAGGGCTATGCGACTGATCTGATTGCCGAAGCTGCGTCCGATTTTATTCGCGAGTCGGCGGTCGATGCTGCGCCGTATTTCTGTTACGTGCCATTCAATGCGCCGCATTCACCCTTCCAAGCAAAGCCCGAAGACATTGCCCGCTATGCCAAGAACAGCAAGACGGACGACGAAGCAACGCTGAAGGCGATGATCTGGAGCATGGATCAGGGCGTTGGTCAGGTGCTGCGGGCTATCGAAGACAGCGGCGAAGCTGATAACACCCAGGTTTGGTTCCTAAGTGACAATGGCGGTGTCGGCCAGTTCAAAGCGAACAATCGACCGTTGCACGGAAGCAAGCTGACGACATTCGAAGGCGGTGTTCGAGTCGTCGCCTGTGTTCGTTGGCCGGCAAAATGGCAGGGTGGACGCAAGCTGGATAACACGATCGGATACATCGATGTGCTGCCCACAGTTTTGGCCAGTGCCGGTGTTGATTCCAATTTCGGGCGAGACGCTAACAGCAAACTTGACGGATCAAATTTGTGCGGTCTGCTTGAAGGGACCGTGACCGATTTCCCCGAACGCGACTGGTATTCGTACCATGGTCAGTCAGGCGCAGAACGCGAGACGATCGCCATCAAAACTGCACAGTGGAAACTGGTTGTGATTGGCCCAGATGTTGCGCAGAGTGAAATCACGGACAAGCATGAAATTCACCTTTATCGAATGCCGGACGATTTACTTGAACGAGAAAACCTGGCTGACCAGCACCCGGATGTTGTGAAGGACTTGTTTGCAAAGCTGCAAGCGTATCGTTCGTTGCAGCCCGAGAATGCTGTCCCGACGTTCGGAATCGGCAAAAAAGGATTCAAACCGTGGAAAGATTGGGACATTCGCAGCAGGACGTCATCGGACAAGTAA
- a CDS encoding PKD domain-containing protein → MSFKSSLIRQTVRLPHRAQTLRPTYSCDGRSSNDSDGTIFARPWDFGDGTTSDQLILRRQYTSLRVFTATLTSTDDDGLTASSSVETAVRTTRSNIKLSHGQILSIVVVKVFLLRHRRKPEIA, encoded by the coding sequence ATGTCTTTTAAGTCATCGTTGATTCGTCAAACGGTACGACTACCCCACCGCGCCCAGACTTTACGTCCCACGTATTCGTGCGACGGGCGAAGCTCGAACGACAGCGATGGCACAATCTTCGCACGTCCGTGGGACTTCGGCGATGGAACCACCAGTGACCAACTGATACTGCGGCGTCAATATACATCGCTGCGCGTCTTCACGGCGACTCTAACCAGCACCGACGACGATGGCCTGACCGCATCGTCGAGCGTTGAAACTGCGGTTCGCACGACTCGATCGAACATCAAGTTAAGCCATGGACAGATCCTGTCCATCGTTGTGGTGAAAGTTTTTCTCTTACGTCACCGGCGGAAGCCGGAAATTGCCTAG
- a CDS encoding efflux RND transporter periplasmic adaptor subunit has protein sequence MTNVPARTEPTEPKESSNSNSGLLASIAKVGPTLFVLAVMGSGWLAVHQINTGAQPEEEESIVEVAAVPDSLTLPEGKVKAAKFESVPAQTQAMEHVHTIPGRIRYDETKHVDVKAPMDGILAEVLVTPGEHVQNGQLLAVLRSSEIGQARAEVLKRQKEHEIAQQMLQREVTLAKNLDQMSLMLDQGQPVDSIDNAMQNRALGAYRQDILSALSKMQLASELLSKIEPLANSGSVSGRTIRERQAERQIAETEFRTARDQATFAAKQAKINAEAKLSEADRQLNLAWQSVETLLGYKEDKAKVDLNNQEALSRLEIRAPFAGSVESRGFANNERVTRGESLIILANTDSLYVAANIRESDWSAVSLDQGTLVSVSVPALEDRVFEARIRYFGREVQADTNSVPLVATLKNSEGLLRPGMFVRVTIPIGKPREALSVKPESVVQHENQSFVFVDESGGTFKRVDVSTGQASDDWVELTNGLQPGQLVVTHGAFLLKSELLLQGESE, from the coding sequence ATGACCAACGTTCCCGCCAGGACTGAACCAACCGAACCTAAAGAATCATCTAACTCAAATTCCGGACTGCTTGCGAGTATCGCGAAAGTTGGGCCGACTTTGTTCGTGCTGGCCGTCATGGGCAGCGGTTGGCTGGCCGTTCACCAGATCAATACGGGAGCACAACCTGAGGAAGAAGAGTCCATCGTTGAAGTAGCAGCGGTTCCGGATTCATTGACGCTGCCCGAAGGCAAAGTTAAAGCAGCGAAGTTCGAGTCGGTGCCAGCACAAACGCAAGCAATGGAACATGTGCATACAATCCCGGGACGCATCCGCTACGACGAGACCAAGCACGTTGACGTCAAAGCGCCGATGGACGGCATCCTGGCAGAAGTGTTGGTGACGCCGGGCGAGCATGTCCAAAATGGGCAGTTACTCGCTGTGCTTCGCAGTTCGGAGATTGGGCAAGCTCGCGCCGAAGTGCTGAAGCGTCAGAAGGAACACGAGATCGCTCAGCAGATGCTGCAGCGCGAAGTGACGCTCGCCAAGAACCTCGACCAAATGTCGTTGATGTTGGATCAAGGCCAGCCCGTCGATTCGATCGATAACGCGATGCAGAATCGTGCATTGGGTGCCTATCGGCAAGACATTTTGTCGGCGTTGTCAAAGATGCAACTCGCATCAGAACTGCTAAGCAAGATCGAGCCTTTGGCCAACTCGGGTTCTGTTTCTGGTCGAACGATTCGCGAGCGACAAGCCGAACGCCAGATAGCAGAGACTGAATTTCGAACCGCTCGCGATCAAGCGACCTTTGCAGCGAAGCAAGCCAAAATCAATGCCGAAGCCAAACTCTCAGAGGCTGATCGTCAGCTGAACTTGGCTTGGCAGTCCGTTGAGACATTGCTTGGATACAAGGAAGACAAGGCGAAAGTCGATCTGAATAATCAAGAAGCTCTTTCGCGACTTGAAATACGTGCTCCGTTTGCTGGTTCAGTCGAATCACGCGGCTTCGCCAACAACGAACGAGTCACGCGTGGTGAGTCGTTGATTATTTTGGCGAACACTGATTCGTTGTACGTTGCCGCCAATATTCGCGAGAGTGACTGGTCGGCAGTATCGCTCGATCAAGGGACTTTGGTTTCAGTTTCGGTTCCCGCGCTCGAAGATCGCGTCTTTGAAGCCCGCATCCGCTACTTTGGTCGCGAAGTGCAAGCTGACACCAATTCAGTGCCCTTGGTGGCAACACTCAAAAACAGCGAAGGATTGTTGCGGCCCGGCATGTTCGTTCGTGTCACGATTCCTATCGGAAAGCCTCGCGAAGCCTTGTCAGTAAAGCCGGAATCAGTGGTTCAGCACGAGAACCAATCATTTGTGTTTGTGGACGAAAGTGGCGGCACGTTCAAACGCGTCGATGTTTCGACAGGACAAGCGTCCGATGATTGGGTGGAACTCACCAATGGATTACAGCCTGGACAACTGGTAGTGACGCATGGTGCGTTCTTGCTGAAGTCTGAATTGCTGCTGCAGGGCGAATCGGAATAG
- a CDS encoding efflux RND transporter permease subunit, with product MLTKIIEFSVVNRGLVIILTLLMAGAGMYSALKLPIDAVPDMTNVQVQVVTDAGSLSPVEVERYVTYPVENTMGGLPDVEELRSVSKFGISVVTIVFEEGTDIYRARQLVAERLPDAAAVIPPGYGTPAVGPLTTALGEILQFEVRSDKHTPMELRTMLEWEISPRLRQVPGVTEINTHGGYYKTFEVQPDPDRMTSYGIPMDLLFSRLQNNNSTSGGGYVIHHGEQRFIRGVSLLESAEDIGSVVIRREPDGNPILVRDIAKVSIQPMTRQGAVTRDARGEIVTGLVMMLIGENSREVVELAKDRLKEIEVTLPEGVYLEVTYDRAALIGRTLKTVLTNLTEGGMLVIIVLLLMLGNLRAGIIVALAIPLSMLFATNVMLASGVTASLMSLGAIDFGLIVDSSVIMVENCIRKLSHDNGDANHADIIRDAAVEVRKPTMFGELIIAVVFLPILLLEGTEGKLFRPMALTVLFALGGSMILSLSFMPAMASIFLPKKMSEEENFLIRLVKWIYEPIVTRAIKHPVVTIATALTLFAISLPMGANLGAEFMPRLEEGDLLVEASRLPSATLEGSIEMSTHIESILKKYPEVKTVFSKTGRPEIANDVMGVHQTDVWVLLNPIHDWPTPKTRDDLIEEMSEELNANVPGVAFGFTQPIEMRVDELVAGVKADVAVLLYGDDMEVLGTKGKEIEAALRSIPGAVDVKADYQANLSTLTIKTKPQALAQYGIDAQVVLDVVSSLGGHQVGQIYEGRARYPIMVRVPEQWRENLSLLEQVPVTDSNGKAVPLKELADIRLEETPPTIEHEGNRRRTFISANVRGRDVATFVTEAQRVIPEKVDIPAGYEIRWGGDFENLQSASRRLAIITPIVLVIIMLLLHTSLGSMRLAFLIFLAVPMAASGGIIALYLREMPFSISAGVGFIALFGVAVLNGLVWVSAAEHLRETGMPLGLVAHETALVRLRPVLMTALVASLGFLPMALSTSDGAEMQRPLATVVIGGLITSTLLTSLFVPCVYPWFARGLKHVELTHNGEPEPTLH from the coding sequence ATGCTCACAAAAATCATTGAATTCTCCGTCGTCAACCGTGGCCTCGTCATCATCCTGACCTTGTTAATGGCCGGTGCTGGAATGTACTCGGCACTCAAGTTGCCGATTGACGCTGTTCCCGATATGACCAACGTACAGGTCCAAGTCGTCACTGACGCAGGATCATTGTCACCCGTCGAAGTCGAACGCTACGTCACGTATCCCGTCGAAAATACGATGGGCGGACTGCCCGACGTGGAAGAATTGCGTAGCGTTTCCAAGTTCGGCATCTCTGTGGTCACGATTGTCTTTGAGGAAGGCACGGACATCTATCGCGCTCGGCAATTGGTCGCAGAGCGTTTGCCCGACGCCGCGGCGGTGATCCCGCCGGGGTACGGAACGCCCGCCGTTGGTCCGCTGACCACGGCACTTGGTGAAATTCTGCAATTCGAGGTTCGCAGTGATAAGCACACGCCTATGGAATTGCGGACGATGTTGGAATGGGAAATTTCACCTCGATTACGACAAGTGCCAGGCGTTACCGAGATTAACACGCATGGCGGATACTACAAAACATTCGAGGTTCAGCCCGACCCAGACCGCATGACTAGCTACGGTATCCCAATGGATTTGCTGTTCTCGCGACTGCAGAACAACAACAGTACTTCCGGCGGCGGCTACGTCATTCATCATGGCGAACAACGCTTCATCCGTGGTGTCTCGTTGCTGGAATCTGCTGAGGATATCGGATCCGTTGTTATTCGTCGGGAACCCGATGGTAATCCGATCCTTGTTCGCGATATCGCCAAAGTCAGCATCCAGCCAATGACTCGCCAAGGCGCGGTCACACGTGATGCACGTGGCGAAATCGTTACCGGGTTGGTGATGATGTTGATCGGCGAGAACTCTCGCGAGGTCGTTGAGCTTGCCAAAGACCGCCTCAAAGAGATTGAAGTCACTTTGCCCGAGGGGGTGTATCTGGAAGTGACGTACGACCGAGCGGCGTTGATTGGCCGGACTCTCAAGACCGTGCTGACGAATCTGACCGAAGGCGGGATGTTGGTCATCATCGTATTGCTACTGATGCTCGGCAATTTGCGAGCCGGCATCATCGTGGCGCTCGCCATTCCCCTTTCGATGTTGTTTGCAACGAATGTCATGTTGGCTTCAGGCGTGACGGCCAGTTTGATGAGTCTTGGTGCGATCGACTTTGGCTTGATCGTCGACAGTAGCGTCATCATGGTCGAGAACTGCATCCGAAAACTATCCCACGACAACGGTGACGCCAATCATGCGGACATCATTCGTGACGCCGCTGTCGAGGTTCGTAAACCGACGATGTTCGGCGAACTCATCATTGCGGTAGTGTTTTTGCCGATCCTGCTGCTCGAAGGTACCGAAGGAAAGCTGTTTCGTCCAATGGCTCTTACGGTGCTGTTTGCCCTGGGCGGATCGATGATTTTGTCTCTTTCATTCATGCCAGCGATGGCGTCGATCTTCTTACCCAAGAAGATGAGCGAAGAGGAAAACTTCCTCATTCGACTGGTTAAATGGATCTATGAGCCAATCGTTACGCGAGCGATTAAGCATCCGGTTGTTACCATCGCCACCGCGCTCACGCTGTTCGCGATCAGCCTGCCGATGGGGGCAAACCTGGGTGCCGAATTCATGCCTCGCCTCGAAGAAGGAGACTTGCTGGTCGAAGCGTCTCGTTTGCCGAGTGCGACGCTGGAGGGATCGATTGAAATGTCGACTCACATCGAGAGCATTCTCAAAAAGTATCCGGAAGTCAAAACCGTTTTCTCGAAAACTGGGCGACCGGAAATTGCCAACGACGTGATGGGAGTTCATCAAACCGACGTGTGGGTGTTGCTCAATCCCATCCACGACTGGCCAACACCTAAGACTCGTGATGACTTGATCGAGGAAATGTCCGAAGAACTCAACGCGAATGTTCCCGGAGTCGCGTTCGGTTTTACGCAGCCCATCGAAATGCGGGTTGACGAACTGGTGGCAGGCGTAAAGGCCGATGTCGCGGTGCTGTTGTACGGCGACGATATGGAAGTCCTGGGCACAAAGGGCAAAGAGATCGAGGCGGCGCTGCGTTCGATCCCAGGTGCCGTCGACGTCAAAGCCGACTACCAGGCAAACTTGTCAACACTAACGATCAAAACCAAACCCCAAGCACTGGCTCAGTACGGTATCGATGCACAAGTCGTCTTGGACGTGGTGTCCTCGCTCGGCGGACATCAAGTCGGCCAAATCTACGAGGGGCGAGCACGCTACCCGATCATGGTCCGCGTGCCAGAACAATGGCGAGAAAATTTATCGTTGTTGGAACAGGTTCCGGTCACTGACTCCAATGGTAAAGCGGTTCCGCTGAAAGAACTCGCCGACATTCGTTTGGAAGAAACGCCGCCGACGATCGAACACGAAGGCAACCGTCGCCGAACATTCATCTCCGCCAACGTTCGTGGACGCGATGTCGCAACATTCGTAACCGAAGCACAACGGGTGATCCCCGAGAAGGTTGACATTCCTGCGGGCTATGAAATCCGCTGGGGCGGCGACTTTGAAAACCTGCAATCGGCCAGTCGACGACTCGCGATCATCACGCCGATCGTTTTGGTTATCATCATGTTGCTGCTACACACCAGCCTCGGTTCGATGCGTCTGGCATTCCTGATCTTCCTAGCTGTTCCAATGGCTGCATCCGGCGGGATTATCGCGTTGTACCTGCGTGAGATGCCATTCAGTATCTCGGCCGGAGTTGGGTTCATCGCTCTATTCGGTGTCGCGGTGCTGAACGGTTTGGTCTGGGTCAGCGCCGCCGAGCATCTTCGAGAAACCGGGATGCCGCTCGGCCTAGTCGCCCATGAAACGGCGCTTGTTCGTCTGCGTCCGGTGCTGATGACCGCGCTTGTCGCAAGTCTCGGTTTCCTTCCGATGGCTCTGTCGACTAGTGACGGAGCCGAAATGCAACGTCCGCTCGCGACTGTCGTGATCGGCGGACTGATCACCTCCACTCTACTAACGTCGCTCTTTGTCCCGTGCGTCTATCCATGGTTCGCACGCGGTTTGAAGCACGTTGAGTTGACACACAATGGAGAACCAGAACCAACGCTGCACTAA
- a CDS encoding VIT1/CCC1 transporter family protein: MIHIERHRTDRIGWLRAAVLGANDGIVSTASLVVGVAAAETSRTSILLAGVAGLVAGAMSMAAGEYVSVSSQSDTENADLAREENELATTPDAELRELTAIYVDRGLDESLALQVAKQLTAHDALGAHARDELGISSFTTARPTQAALTSAATFAVGASLPLAATFLTPVPSIPVVVSILSLAFLAILGGISARAGGAPIAKAVTRVTFWGAIAMLATAGIGYLFGVAV; this comes from the coding sequence TTGATCCACATCGAACGTCACCGAACCGATCGAATCGGCTGGCTCCGCGCCGCTGTCTTGGGGGCCAATGATGGCATTGTCTCCACGGCCAGTTTAGTCGTCGGAGTCGCCGCTGCTGAAACGAGTCGAACGAGCATCCTGTTGGCGGGTGTCGCCGGACTGGTTGCCGGTGCGATGTCGATGGCCGCCGGCGAATATGTTTCCGTCAGTTCACAATCTGACACCGAGAACGCTGACCTAGCCCGCGAAGAAAACGAACTCGCAACAACCCCCGACGCCGAACTGCGAGAACTTACCGCGATCTACGTCGATCGTGGACTCGACGAATCGCTCGCCCTGCAAGTCGCCAAGCAATTGACGGCCCATGATGCGCTCGGGGCGCACGCGCGTGACGAACTCGGTATCTCCAGTTTTACCACGGCCCGCCCCACCCAAGCTGCACTCACATCGGCCGCAACATTCGCAGTCGGTGCGAGCCTACCGCTAGCCGCAACCTTTCTAACGCCCGTCCCGAGCATCCCAGTCGTCGTTTCCATTCTCTCACTCGCTTTTCTCGCAATACTCGGCGGTATCTCAGCTCGAGCAGGTGGAGCCCCCATCGCCAAAGCCGTCACCCGAGTCACCTTCTGGGGAGCGATCGCCATGCTCGCCACGGCCGGCATTGGCTACCTGTTTGGCGTTGCCGTCTAA
- a CDS encoding PP2C family protein-serine/threonine phosphatase, which produces MFKKSKSHRSIRYQLLSVTSVVTVAFVIALIVIDYRREVRHHFAEKQSDLYEEAKTVLPGVVHTREHGNKSVQKFIDSICNRMDVKHSPNHHIIVKIAGDMLQANTHFRASPELLAKFDQASQQTQFEIEAEGNDLLVGRYSEGDVTVIVSEDVASLRSAVIGDELFRVFGIVLMGIAAATIVHLLLVRLVSRPLDALVEKVKSVGQGIYDTPLADFESTELHVLSTEITAMSEAIAYSENDRKSRLKKARDIQQNLLPNDVKIPGVSIAITYNPAEEVGGDYLDILPQSNNRWLVCVADATGHGVPAAMSAAMLKTMLLQASERSDSPAEILSEMNRVFMQVQIFGDFASLILIEIDLAARTLSYANAGHDPAWLMKATGEVLELEATGTLLGIDEDAVWEEEFVDLTEGSRLAISTDGITETFGADDEMFSKERLLSTLRECRNRSLAQTNENARQLVDAHRANGVQTDDVTLLLMEFGAFAPLEKNDSNELDGFISQAFQSPLGRR; this is translated from the coding sequence ATGTTTAAAAAATCTAAAAGCCATCGTTCGATCCGATATCAGTTGCTATCAGTCACCAGCGTGGTAACCGTTGCCTTCGTGATCGCGCTCATCGTGATCGACTATCGCCGCGAAGTCCGACATCATTTTGCCGAAAAACAATCCGACCTTTACGAAGAAGCGAAGACGGTACTGCCAGGAGTCGTTCACACTCGCGAACATGGCAATAAGTCCGTCCAGAAATTCATTGACAGCATCTGCAATCGTATGGACGTCAAACATTCGCCCAACCATCACATCATTGTCAAGATTGCTGGCGACATGCTTCAGGCAAACACTCACTTCCGTGCGTCCCCCGAGCTGCTAGCGAAGTTTGATCAAGCGTCTCAACAAACTCAGTTTGAGATTGAAGCCGAGGGTAACGATCTGCTAGTCGGACGATACTCCGAAGGCGATGTTACCGTAATTGTCAGTGAAGACGTTGCGAGCCTAAGATCTGCGGTTATCGGCGATGAGCTGTTTCGAGTCTTTGGCATCGTGTTGATGGGAATTGCTGCAGCCACCATCGTTCACTTGCTGCTGGTTCGACTAGTTAGCCGTCCACTCGATGCGTTGGTCGAAAAAGTGAAGTCAGTTGGTCAAGGAATCTACGACACGCCACTCGCGGATTTTGAAAGCACGGAACTGCACGTGCTTTCCACTGAGATCACAGCGATGAGTGAAGCGATCGCCTATTCCGAGAATGACCGCAAGTCGCGATTAAAAAAGGCGCGTGACATACAACAAAACTTGCTTCCCAACGACGTCAAAATTCCAGGCGTCAGCATCGCGATCACGTACAACCCTGCGGAAGAGGTTGGTGGAGATTACTTGGACATTCTTCCCCAAAGCAATAACCGCTGGCTCGTCTGCGTTGCCGATGCGACGGGACATGGAGTGCCCGCCGCAATGAGCGCTGCGATGCTCAAAACAATGCTTCTGCAAGCGAGCGAGAGATCCGATTCGCCAGCCGAGATCCTGAGTGAAATGAATCGCGTGTTCATGCAAGTGCAGATTTTCGGTGACTTTGCCTCGCTGATACTGATCGAGATCGATCTTGCAGCCCGAACCCTCAGTTACGCGAACGCCGGTCACGACCCCGCCTGGCTGATGAAAGCTACGGGCGAAGTCCTGGAACTAGAGGCAACTGGAACACTCCTCGGAATTGATGAAGACGCGGTTTGGGAAGAGGAATTCGTTGATTTAACGGAAGGAAGCAGGCTCGCAATATCCACCGACGGCATCACAGAGACATTCGGAGCCGACGACGAAATGTTCAGCAAAGAACGATTGCTAAGTACATTGCGAGAATGCCGAAACCGTTCCCTTGCTCAAACCAACGAGAATGCTCGTCAACTTGTTGATGCACACCGAGCCAACGGCGTGCAAACAGACGACGTCACTCTTCTGCTGATGGAATTCGGTGCCTTCGCGCCGCTCGAAAAAAACGATTCAAACGAGTTGGACGGCTTCATCTCGCAAGCATTTCAATCGCCCCTCGGCAGACGGTAA
- a CDS encoding DUF2202 domain-containing protein has translation MKRLLIGLGALLTLALVTSDVMAQQRRGKGGAGTQARAGYQRQPQNQGHSQRGSQSQQPTSLLSTNIGSPDLLRMREEEKLARDVYTSLAKTSKLPIFRNISNAESQHMQAIERLIGAANGNAFNDIPGTFSYPDYQQLYQSLVASGTRSPLDALMVGAKIEEMDIADLQKLLTQTTNPQIRQVLEQLMRGSQNHLRAFASQIAKQGASYNAEFLTQEEFDQIASSSGQGHGHGSQGHGSQSRSTGKQFGFQGQNSGGQNFGGANQSGQGGRPGAGNRGRGR, from the coding sequence ATGAAACGCTTACTCATTGGCCTCGGCGCATTACTCACGTTGGCCCTTGTCACATCAGATGTGATGGCGCAACAGCGTCGTGGCAAAGGCGGTGCTGGCACCCAAGCCCGGGCTGGCTATCAGAGGCAGCCCCAAAATCAGGGTCACTCGCAACGGGGAAGCCAGAGCCAGCAACCCACTAGCCTTCTCTCGACGAACATTGGTAGTCCCGATTTGCTGCGTATGCGGGAGGAAGAAAAATTGGCGCGGGATGTCTACACGTCTCTCGCGAAAACGTCGAAGCTTCCAATCTTTCGAAACATCTCCAACGCTGAGAGCCAGCACATGCAGGCCATCGAACGTTTGATTGGCGCAGCGAACGGAAACGCTTTCAACGACATTCCCGGAACCTTTAGCTACCCCGACTACCAACAGCTTTATCAATCGCTTGTTGCTAGCGGCACCCGTAGTCCGCTGGATGCGTTGATGGTAGGTGCTAAAATCGAGGAGATGGACATTGCTGATTTGCAGAAACTGTTGACCCAAACAACCAACCCACAAATTCGACAGGTGCTGGAGCAATTGATGCGGGGTTCGCAAAACCACTTGCGCGCGTTCGCGTCACAGATTGCAAAGCAAGGTGCGAGTTACAATGCCGAGTTCCTAACTCAAGAAGAGTTCGACCAAATCGCGAGTTCGTCGGGCCAAGGGCACGGTCATGGTTCGCAGGGTCATGGTTCGCAGAGTCGAAGCACCGGAAAGCAGTTCGGATTCCAAGGTCAGAATTCAGGCGGCCAGAATTTCGGCGGGGCCAACCAAAGCGGGCAAGGTGGCCGACCGGGTGCAGGCAACCGGGGGCGAGGAAGGTAA
- a CDS encoding sensor histidine kinase, with amino-acid sequence MPESKLSRMPKQRTVGVAILFVLWIVFAAWQRTEHLHQCELIHESLSSQAESLSSAVSSGVQSHRWFGPFVQQQLPSTLEILARSKNVVAIAVVVKDGSDKVFFAGDKEQINLALPIGEHTRDDTLQVVSGFTMQNSAPMHGEAADYKDASESVDFHVTVVLDRTGMMAQVFREARNRLLIVALGTLLLIAAGAFWHFTVRLAQAEGTTRVLQTETRHLRELGQAAAGLAHETRNPLGLIRGWTQRLVKAGLPSDDQQEQAEAVMEECDRVTARINQFLAFARQAEVNIESVVVEDVIQELHTLLQSDLDAGGLKLAMIRLDHPVTIRADRDQLRQLLFNLLQNAITLAPRDSSITITMCDERRGNLRLEIADQGPGVPEDIVESLFEPYVTRRPGGTGLGLSIVRRIAVAHGWEVGYHAGRPAGSVFWIDGIHRDAS; translated from the coding sequence ATGCCGGAATCGAAACTCAGTCGCATGCCGAAACAACGGACTGTTGGAGTCGCTATTCTTTTCGTCCTCTGGATCGTATTTGCCGCGTGGCAGCGGACCGAACATCTACACCAATGTGAGTTGATCCACGAGTCGCTCTCGTCACAAGCCGAGTCTTTATCCAGCGCCGTCAGCAGCGGGGTTCAATCACATCGGTGGTTCGGCCCCTTCGTTCAGCAGCAATTGCCGTCGACCCTTGAAATCCTTGCCAGATCCAAAAATGTGGTTGCGATTGCTGTCGTGGTGAAGGATGGCTCCGACAAAGTCTTTTTTGCTGGCGACAAAGAACAAATCAACCTCGCACTACCCATTGGCGAACACACACGCGACGACACGCTTCAAGTCGTCAGTGGGTTCACGATGCAAAACAGCGCTCCAATGCACGGAGAAGCGGCTGATTACAAAGACGCGTCCGAGTCTGTTGATTTTCATGTTACGGTCGTGCTCGATCGCACTGGAATGATGGCTCAGGTCTTTCGCGAGGCCAGAAACCGCCTTCTAATCGTTGCATTGGGAACTCTGCTTCTCATCGCTGCGGGCGCGTTTTGGCATTTCACCGTGAGACTTGCCCAAGCTGAAGGAACGACCCGAGTCTTACAGACTGAAACAAGACATCTTCGTGAATTGGGGCAAGCGGCCGCAGGGCTGGCGCATGAAACTCGCAACCCATTGGGACTGATTCGAGGTTGGACACAGCGGCTCGTAAAAGCAGGGTTGCCGAGCGACGACCAACAAGAGCAAGCCGAAGCAGTAATGGAAGAATGCGACCGAGTGACCGCGCGCATCAATCAATTCCTGGCGTTCGCAAGGCAGGCGGAAGTCAACATTGAGTCGGTGGTTGTCGAGGACGTTATCCAGGAATTACACACGCTGCTGCAATCAGACTTGGATGCCGGTGGCTTGAAGTTGGCAATGATTCGACTCGATCATCCGGTCACGATTCGCGCGGACCGGGACCAACTGAGACAACTGCTGTTCAACCTACTTCAAAACGCCATCACCCTGGCGCCACGCGACAGCTCGATTACAATCACGATGTGCGATGAACGTCGCGGCAACCTTCGCTTGGAAATTGCCGACCAAGGTCCTGGGGTGCCGGAAGATATCGTTGAATCACTGTTTGAACCCTACGTCACGCGCCGCCCCGGTGGAACTGGTCTTGGACTGTCGATTGTTCGACGCATCGCTGTCGCACACGGGTGGGAAGTCGGCTACCACGCCGGTAGACCAGCCGGCAGTGTCTTTTGGATTGACGGAATCCATCGCGATGCGAGTTAA